GAAAAGGCCAGGGGATAGCTCCAGACCACCATGTGGTCGTAGTAATCATGGCCGTGGCAGGTCCCGCCGGTCTTCGAGCTGATACCGCACGGTTGCGCCCATGGCATGGCGTGAGGTCCGCGGAACACGGTATCCAGCATCGTCTTGGCAGCCTGCTCTCCTTCGGCCTTCCTGCCATGGTATAGAAACGCCATGGCAGCGGTCGCGTTGCATTGTATGAAGATGTCGCGCGACCAGCACGTGTCCGGGATGCCGGACCCGGCGCCTTCCTCGCACAGCCGTCCGTCCGGAAACACGGCGTTGACCATGCCGTAGGGTGAAGCCGGGATATTGAGTTTGGCGATACTATCCAGCGCCTCGCTTATGCGGTCCTCGGGCAGCGCATCGGCCAGGCCAAGCACACGCGTGCACCAGATCCCGCTCAGCTGCATCGCGGGACATGCGTCGTTGCGGCGTCCTGTGGCAGGCTCGTTGTAGGTGCGGTAGTAGTCGCCGGTCCACAGTTTCTCTTCGTAACTCTTCTGCCCCTGCTCCAGAAGAGCTTTCCACCTGCTGGCCTGTTCCTGGTCACCCGCCAACCCGGCCATCTTGATCCCGCACACCAACGTTGCGAGCCCCTTTCCGGCCGTATAACTGCTGGCGCCGTACCAGGGCCAGTTGTCCATAGGGTTGTTGGCGGGGAACGACTCGCCCTGGATGGCGTGGGCATGGTCCTCGACCAGACCGTCGCCGTCTTTGTCCAGCGACATCATGAATTCGATGGCGTCGCGCGCGGAATCCCAGAAATCCGCGAGAAACTCCCTGTCCCCGGTGCGCAGGTAATACCGGTAAATCATCTGCGCATATTCGCCCGACCCGCAGGTGTGTTGGCAATGGTACCTCGGGTCTCGTATTCCAAAAGCGAGCCCCAGGCAAAATGGCGGTTCCCCGCCCCGCAACTGGAAATAGCGGATCGCCTTGAGTGTCGTCAGCTCCAGTTCAGGGAAGAAGAACAGCGCGGGCCAGTGGCCGAAAAAGCGGCACGGCATCGTCTCCGTGATCGAGCACGTCGAGAAACTCTCGTTGACGAGAAACAGCCCCTCGTTGCCCCACCAGTCGTCCGGGCGCGTCGAGGCGAGCCATAGCGAGTTCTTGGTCAGGGCGTATGGGGCGTTGACCAACGCCTCTTTGAGCCAGGGAGGCAAATCCGCCCCGTACAGCACATCTTGATAGGCGAATATGCGACGCAGCCAATCCGCATAATTCGCGGCAGCGTGTGCAGCCACCGCCCGCGCGTCCGCAAACCGTTCCGCGTACATGTGCTTCTCAACCCGCCCTGAACTCTCGCGCAAATACGGCTGGTTCCACGACAGGATGAACCGGGCACATTTGCGCTCGCCCGGGGCAAGTTCGAACGACGCCGACGCCCGAACGCCTGCTTCGCCGCTTTCCACCAGGCCGTTCTCGACTGCTGCGGCCCAGGTGTGCCGAACCCAATCGGGCATCCGCTCAATGGGCGGGTGCGTTACCTGGATGCCCTGCCAGCCTCCTTCCGAGAAGGGGGCCGTGTCGCCTTTGGGAAATCCTTGCGGTGAAAACGTCACCGTCGCATTGTGCGCGGTATCGGCGAGATTGGTTACATAGGCCTCAAAACAGGCCGCCGGGGTGTTGGATTCAACCGCATCCCCCGGTAAGAACGGACCGAACGCACGGACCTCCACGCACACCGGAGCATCAAATTCAAACCGCGCGTCGGCCACGGGAAAGTGGCCGAAGTAGTGGACCGCTTTCGCGTCGCCCGAGCCGTCGCGTGGCGTGGCGACAGTCAGCTCCTT
This genomic interval from Candidatus Hydrogenedentota bacterium contains the following:
- a CDS encoding GH116 family glycosyl hydrolase produces the protein MLSVAVPALLATLGASLSNPMCDAFSDPKLLQLFRVENLNNAACGTVYPAGSLEDGGMPLGGVGTGYLCLDPDGRLGKSSIFNRFPAPLVLGLPFLSLSVDGKELTVATPRDGSGDAKAVHYFGHFPVADARFEFDAPVCVEVRAFGPFLPGDAVESNTPAACFEAYVTNLADTAHNATVTFSPQGFPKGDTAPFSEGGWQGIQVTHPPIERMPDWVRHTWAAAVENGLVESGEAGVRASASFELAPGERKCARFILSWNQPYLRESSGRVEKHMYAERFADARAVAAHAAANYADWLRRIFAYQDVLYGADLPPWLKEALVNAPYALTKNSLWLASTRPDDWWGNEGLFLVNESFSTCSITETMPCRFFGHWPALFFFPELELTTLKAIRYFQLRGGEPPFCLGLAFGIRDPRYHCQHTCGSGEYAQMIYRYYLRTGDREFLADFWDSARDAIEFMMSLDKDGDGLVEDHAHAIQGESFPANNPMDNWPWYGASSYTAGKGLATLVCGIKMAGLAGDQEQASRWKALLEQGQKSYEEKLWTGDYYRTYNEPATGRRNDACPAMQLSGIWCTRVLGLADALPEDRISEALDSIAKLNIPASPYGMVNAVFPDGRLCEEGAGSGIPDTCWSRDIFIQCNATAAMAFLYHGRKAEGEQAAKTMLDTVFRGPHAMPWAQPCGISSKTGGTCHGHDYYDHMVVWSYPLAFSGQDIAGACAPEGLVGKVITAASQ